A region of Ficedula albicollis isolate OC2 chromosome 10, FicAlb1.5, whole genome shotgun sequence DNA encodes the following proteins:
- the MFGE8 gene encoding lactadherin isoform X1 produces the protein MRAVRFRVLLALPVVFLLLVVVSGDFCDVNHCQNGGTCLTGINEAPFFCICPEGYVGIDCNETEKGPCHPNPCHNNGECQLVPNRGDVFTDYICKCPAGYDGVHCQNNKNECSSKPCKNGGTCLDLDGDYTCKCPSPFLGKTCHVRCAVLLGMEGGAISDAQLSASSVYYGFLGLQRWGPELARLNNHGIVNAWTSSNYDKNPWIQVNLLRKMRLSGIITQGARRVGQQEFVRAYKVAYSLDGREFTFFKDEKLNLDKVFEGNTDYGTMQTNMFNPPITAQFLRIYPVMCRRACTLRFELIGCEMNVYFNTAGCSEPLGMKSRLISDQQITASSVFKTWGIDAFTWHPHYARLDMTGKTNAWTAQHNDQSEWLQIDLRDQKKVTGIITQGARDFGHIQYVAAYKVAYSDNGTSWTLYRDAQTNSTKIFHGNSDNYSHKKNVFDVPFYARYVRILPVAWNNRITLRVELLGCDE, from the exons ATGAGGGCGGTGAGGTTTCGGGTGCTGCTCGCCCTGCCGGTGGTGTTCTTGCTGCTGGTGGTAGTGTCCG GTGACTTCTGTGATGTGAACCATTGTCAGAATGGGGGCACCTGCCTGACTGGGATTAATGAAGCTCCCTTCTTCTGCATCTGTCCAGAGGGCTATGTTGGGATTGACTGCAATGAGACAGAGAAAG ggccCTGCCACCCCAATCCTTGCCACAACAATGGTGAGTGCCAGCTGGTCCCAAACCGGGGTGATGTCTTCACTGACTACATCTGCAAGTGCCCTGCGGGGTACGATGGGGTGCACTGCCAGAACA ACAAGAACGAATGCTCCTCCAAACCTTGCAAAAATGGAGGCACCTGCCTGGACCTGGATGGTGACTACACCTGCAAGTGTCCTTCTCCATTCTTGGGGAAGACCTGCCACGTTC gctgtgctgttctCCTGGGCATGGAAGGAGGAGCCATCTCTGACGCCCAGCTCTCAGCATCCTCCGTCTATTACGGCTTCCTTGGCCTCCAGCGCTGGGGACCAGAGCTCGCCCGCCTCAACAACCACGGCATCGTCAATGCCTGGACCTCCAGCAACTACGACAAGAACCCCTGGATCCAG GTGAACCTGCTGCGGAAGATGCGGCTGAGCGGGATCATCACGCAGGGCGCGCGCCGCGTGGGGCAGCAGGAGTTTGTCCGCGCCTACAAAGTCGCCTACAGCCTGGACGGGCGGGAGTTCACCTTCTTCAAGGATGAGAAACTGAATCTAGACAAG GTTTTTGAGGGGAACACGGACTATGGCACCATGCAGACCAACATGTTCAACCCTCCCATCACGGCGCAGTTCCTGCGCATCTACCCCGTGATGTGCCGCCGTGCCTGCACGCTGCGCTTCGAGCTCATCGGCTGCGAGATGAACG TGTATTTCAACACGGCAGGTTGCTCGGAGCCTCTGGGCATGAAATCCCGCCTCATCTCCGACCAGCAGATCACAGCCTCCAGTGTCTTCAAGACCTGGGGCATCGATGCCTTTACCTGGCACCCCCATTATGCTCGCCTGGACATGACAGGCAAAACCAACGCCTGGACAGCCCAGCACAACGACCAGTCCGagtggctgcag ATTGACCTCCGGGACCAGAAGAAGGTGACAGGCATCATCACACAAGGAGCCCGTGACTTTGGGCACATCCAGTATGTGGCAGCCTACAAGGTGGCCTACAGTGACAACGGCACGTCCTGGACCCTGTACCGGGATGCGCAGACCAACAGCACCAAG